In the genome of Xyrauchen texanus isolate HMW12.3.18 chromosome 33, RBS_HiC_50CHRs, whole genome shotgun sequence, one region contains:
- the LOC127626857 gene encoding uncharacterized protein LOC127626857 codes for MDITILNTKMETTFPLRRKEIVNEQPLVSVIKERWPGLFLQEQLCAEFQRITCVDLKTAFMTSLNKHSNALIKMYRAKSKDLADEMKIILDHFDEQTTNILSHRYTTALRGLPLYLRERDAISKTCLDTDLEETYARGVKLGILEVMEDDISQATKRCLNFSIILEETVVMEDLSDFPTAFMVLFGLLYALNIEYPKGLKYTFEAVQNIFVGLGEKCTNRVQSLKNKIFTV; via the exons ATGGACATTACAATACTGAACACCAAAATGGAAACCACATTCCCTCTTAGAAGAAAAGAAATAGTCAATGAGCAGCCCTTGGTCTCTGTCATCAAAGAAAGATGGCCTGGCCTCTTTTTGCAGGAGCAA CTTTGCGCAGAGTTTCAAAGGATCACTTGTGTGGACCTCAAAACGGCTTTCATGACATCTCTGAACAAACATAGCAATGCCCTCATCAAAATGTATCGAGCAAAGAGTAAAGACCTTGCAGATGAGATGAAAATTATCCTGGACCATTTTGATGAGCAG ACAACAAACATCCTGTCACACAGATACACTACGGCTCTACGGGGACTCCCCTTGTACCTCAGGGAGCGTGATGCAATATCCAAGACTTGTCTG GACACTGATTTAGAGGAGACTTATGCAAGAGGAGTGAAACTGGGCATCCTTGAAGTTATGGAGGATGACATCTCGCAGGCAACAAAGAGATGTCTTAACTTCAGCATCATCCTGGAGGAAACTGTGGTCATGGAGGACCTATCTGACTTTCCCACTGCTTTCATGGTACTCTTTGGACTTCTCTATGCGCTAAATATTGAGTATCCAAAAGGACTAAAATACACATTTGAGGCAGTGCAGAACATCTTTGTGGGATTGGGAGAAAAGTGCACCAACAGAGTTCAGTCCCTGAAGAATAAGATTTTCACTGTATAG